A single region of the Erythrobacter sp. genome encodes:
- a CDS encoding sulfotransferase domain-containing protein encodes MEETTAALPGRARSIEEFPAIMQAAMQGERPRHRPYAPAKDGPRDVFITSWAKSGTTLMQQMFHQLRMAAQGGDMDFDDISRVVPWDDVALLLDFDMTAPQRALPRGFKSHREYERLPAGQRYVVTLRDPKETFVSFYRFLNGWHLERDAVAMEDFMPLWLGGGPQGCDYFTHLLSWHARLGEPDTLVMTYRSVVQDRAAAVRRLAAFCEIVLSGEEEALVLERTSRAFMAAHRDRFDDGMICRVLEEKAGVPAASDSAKVQDKGSTTDALPHSIAEAIDAMWAERVLSVTGHADFDTLAREVERT; translated from the coding sequence ATGGAAGAGACCACCGCGGCATTGCCGGGCCGGGCGCGCAGCATCGAGGAATTCCCTGCGATCATGCAGGCCGCGATGCAGGGCGAGCGGCCCCGTCACCGCCCCTATGCGCCTGCCAAGGACGGCCCGCGAGACGTCTTCATCACCAGCTGGGCGAAGAGCGGCACGACACTGATGCAGCAGATGTTCCACCAGCTGCGCATGGCGGCGCAAGGCGGGGACATGGATTTCGACGACATCAGCCGCGTCGTGCCGTGGGACGATGTCGCGCTGCTGCTCGATTTCGACATGACGGCGCCCCAGCGCGCGCTCCCGCGCGGGTTCAAGTCGCACCGCGAATACGAGCGCCTGCCCGCAGGCCAGCGCTATGTCGTCACTCTGCGCGATCCGAAGGAGACCTTCGTCTCCTTCTACCGCTTCCTCAACGGCTGGCACCTCGAGCGGGACGCGGTGGCGATGGAGGACTTCATGCCGCTCTGGCTGGGCGGCGGGCCGCAGGGGTGCGACTATTTCACCCACCTCCTGAGCTGGCACGCGCGGCTCGGCGAGCCCGATACGCTGGTGATGACCTATCGCTCCGTCGTGCAGGACAGGGCGGCGGCGGTCCGGCGGCTGGCGGCGTTCTGCGAGATCGTGCTGTCGGGTGAGGAAGAGGCGCTGGTGCTGGAGCGGACGAGCCGCGCGTTCATGGCCGCGCACCGCGACCGCTTCGACGACGGGATGATCTGCCGCGTGCTGGAGGAGAAGGCGGGCGTTCCCGCCGCGAGCGATTCGGCAAAGGTGCAGGACAAGGGCAGCACCACGGATGCGCTTCCGCATTCAATCGCCGAGGCGATCGACGCGATGTGGGCCGAGCGCGTCCTCTCGGTCACGGGACACGCCGATTTCGATACCCTCGCGCGCGAGGTCGAACGGACCTAG
- a CDS encoding thermonuclease family protein produces the protein MGKVVRFDTGRRRKARSSRWAKVDAYAVPAKRRVGWFPVLLVLLPAAAFTAVFLAPTSGDGIAVEASAARAGPAPSPSDRERAFFPICSGRKRVTCVVDGDTIWYRGEKIRVADIDTPEVFSPACGRERAAGERATRRLQELLNAGAFSLEAAPGAASRDRYGRALRIVTRGGESLGQLLVREGLAERWGGARVAWC, from the coding sequence ATGGGAAAGGTCGTGCGTTTCGATACTGGCCGAAGGCGCAAGGCCCGCTCGTCCCGCTGGGCGAAGGTGGACGCTTACGCCGTGCCTGCCAAGCGGCGCGTGGGCTGGTTTCCGGTGCTGCTCGTCCTGCTTCCGGCGGCGGCGTTCACGGCGGTGTTCCTCGCGCCCACGTCCGGCGACGGCATCGCGGTCGAGGCATCCGCAGCACGGGCGGGCCCGGCCCCTTCCCCCTCCGACCGCGAGCGCGCGTTCTTCCCGATCTGTTCGGGACGCAAGCGCGTCACCTGCGTCGTCGACGGGGACACGATCTGGTACCGGGGTGAGAAAATCCGCGTGGCCGACATCGACACGCCCGAGGTGTTCAGCCCCGCCTGCGGACGCGAACGCGCGGCGGGCGAGCGCGCGACGCGGCGGCTGCAGGAACTGCTCAACGCAGGCGCGTTCTCGCTCGAGGCCGCCCCCGGAGCCGCAAGCCGCGACCGCTATGGCCGGGCCCTGCGCATCGTGACCCGCGGCGGCGAGAGCCTCGGGCAGCTTCTGGTGCGCGAAGGGCTGGCCGAACGCTGGGGCGGGGCGCGGGTGGCTTGGTGTTGA
- a CDS encoding TIR domain-containing protein — MQGWELEDVRDTLQNNGLVITSEARMGNDKGTQFRCSGGEVINLYDSGKVVVQGKRQSEIKGLFGIEHSAAPKIPKATPHNPRKVFVVYGHDTDARDQLEAMLRRWGLDPLILDQLTSGGQTIIEKLESVQKEANFAVVLATPDDQGHRSEHPEELAYRARQNVVLELGMMLSVLGRERVAILLKGQEAMEKPSDIQGLLYIPFKENVDEAKLLLAKEIDAKGIPIDLKRV; from the coding sequence ATGCAGGGCTGGGAATTAGAAGATGTTAGGGACACCCTCCAAAACAACGGGTTAGTCATCACATCAGAAGCCCGTATGGGAAATGACAAAGGAACACAATTTCGCTGCTCGGGCGGCGAAGTTATCAATCTCTATGATTCAGGGAAAGTTGTTGTCCAAGGCAAGAGGCAGTCAGAGATAAAGGGGCTCTTTGGCATTGAACATTCGGCTGCTCCTAAAATTCCAAAAGCAACGCCACACAATCCGCGGAAGGTGTTTGTAGTCTATGGGCACGACACTGATGCCCGCGATCAATTGGAGGCGATGCTACGCCGCTGGGGGCTCGACCCTCTCATACTCGACCAACTCACAAGCGGCGGCCAAACGATCATTGAAAAACTCGAAAGTGTCCAAAAGGAAGCAAATTTTGCTGTAGTTCTTGCTACCCCTGATGACCAAGGCCACAGGTCTGAGCATCCAGAGGAGTTGGCCTATCGCGCCAGACAAAACGTAGTCTTGGAGCTCGGCATGATGTTATCCGTCCTTGGACGCGAAAGAGTTGCGATATTGCTTAAGGGGCAAGAAGCAATGGAGAAGCCCTCCGACATCCAAGGCCTTCTCTACATTCCCTTTAAAGAGAATGTTGATGAAGCAAAACTCCTGCTCGCAAAAGAGATTGATGCGAAAGGCATACCGATTGACTTGAAGCGAGTGTAG
- a CDS encoding ribonucleoside-diphosphate reductase subunit alpha: MDFKTSDSVPGENMSDTIEDTAAAGSAQADEKAVSMKKEDVGSEELIAEKAGEAMAGAMAEAMKTAAKPDSKSVNPRRFDIKVDPARDANLTAFGKETLTDRYLLPGESYQDLFARVADAYADDQDHAQRLYDYISNLWFMPATPVLSNGGTNRGLPISCYLNSVEDSLDGIVGTWNENVWLASKGGGIGTYWGNVRGIGEPVGLNGKTSGIIPFVRVMDSLTLAISQGSLRRGSAACYLDISHPEIEEFLEIRKPSGDFNRKALNLHHGVLVTDEFMEAVRAGDRFELKSPKDGSVRGEVDARSLFQKLVETRLATGEPYIVFSDTVNRMMPKHHRELGLKVSTSNLCSEITLPTGIDHLGKDRTAVCCLSSLNLEKWDEWNSDKMFIEDVMRFLDNVLQDYIDRAPDEMERARYSASRERSVGLGVMGFHSFLQSKGLGFESAMAKAHNLKMFQHIQAKASEASMLLAQERGPCPDAAEMGAMERFSCKMAIAPTASISIICGGTSACIEPIPANIYTHKTLSGSFIVKNPYLEKLLDKKAKNSTNVWNSILERGGSVQHLDFLTAEEKAAFKTSFEIDQRWLLEFAADRAPYIDQAQSLNLFIPADVDKWDLMMLHFQAWEKGIKSLYYLRSKSVQRAGFAGGVEADNTPEATKFELNAAGGAEQTDYEECLSCQ; the protein is encoded by the coding sequence ATGGATTTCAAGACGAGCGACAGCGTGCCGGGCGAGAACATGAGCGATACGATCGAGGACACCGCCGCCGCAGGCAGCGCGCAGGCAGACGAGAAGGCGGTAAGCATGAAGAAAGAAGACGTCGGCAGCGAAGAGCTGATCGCCGAAAAGGCGGGCGAGGCGATGGCGGGCGCCATGGCCGAGGCGATGAAGACCGCCGCCAAACCCGACAGCAAGAGCGTCAACCCGCGCCGCTTCGACATCAAGGTCGATCCGGCGCGCGATGCCAACCTCACCGCTTTCGGCAAGGAAACCCTGACCGACCGCTATCTCCTGCCCGGCGAAAGCTACCAGGACCTGTTCGCGCGCGTCGCCGATGCCTATGCCGATGATCAGGATCACGCGCAGCGGCTCTACGACTACATCTCGAACCTGTGGTTCATGCCGGCAACGCCGGTGCTGTCGAACGGCGGCACGAACCGGGGCCTTCCGATTTCGTGCTACCTCAATTCGGTCGAGGACAGCCTCGACGGGATCGTCGGCACGTGGAACGAAAACGTCTGGCTCGCCTCCAAGGGCGGCGGCATCGGCACCTATTGGGGCAATGTCCGCGGCATCGGCGAGCCGGTCGGTTTGAACGGCAAGACCAGCGGCATCATCCCCTTCGTGCGAGTGATGGACAGCCTCACGCTCGCGATCAGCCAGGGCTCGCTGCGGCGCGGGTCGGCGGCGTGCTATCTCGACATCTCGCACCCGGAAATCGAGGAATTTCTCGAGATCCGTAAACCTTCGGGCGACTTCAACCGCAAGGCGCTGAACCTCCACCACGGCGTGCTCGTCACCGACGAGTTCATGGAGGCGGTGCGCGCGGGCGATCGCTTCGAACTCAAGAGCCCCAAGGACGGCAGCGTGAGGGGCGAAGTCGATGCGCGCTCGCTGTTCCAGAAACTGGTCGAAACGCGCCTTGCGACGGGCGAGCCCTACATCGTCTTTTCCGACACCGTGAACCGCATGATGCCCAAGCATCATCGCGAATTGGGCCTCAAGGTTTCGACCTCGAACCTGTGCTCGGAAATCACCCTGCCGACCGGCATCGACCACCTCGGCAAGGACCGCACGGCGGTGTGCTGCCTGTCCTCACTGAACCTTGAAAAGTGGGACGAGTGGAACTCGGACAAGATGTTCATCGAGGACGTCATGCGCTTCCTCGACAACGTCCTGCAGGACTATATCGACCGCGCGCCCGACGAGATGGAGCGCGCGCGCTATTCGGCGAGCCGCGAGCGCTCGGTCGGGCTCGGCGTGATGGGCTTCCACTCCTTCCTCCAGTCGAAGGGGCTCGGCTTCGAAAGCGCCATGGCCAAGGCGCACAACCTCAAGATGTTCCAGCACATTCAGGCCAAGGCGTCCGAAGCCTCGATGCTGCTCGCGCAGGAACGCGGGCCCTGCCCCGACGCCGCCGAAATGGGCGCGATGGAGCGGTTTTCCTGCAAGATGGCGATCGCGCCGACCGCGTCGATCTCGATCATCTGCGGCGGGACGAGCGCCTGCATCGAGCCGATCCCGGCGAACATCTACACCCACAAGACGCTGTCGGGCTCCTTCATCGTGAAGAACCCGTACCTCGAAAAGCTGCTCGACAAGAAGGCGAAGAATTCGACCAATGTCTGGAACTCGATCCTCGAACGCGGCGGGTCGGTCCAGCATCTCGATTTCCTCACCGCGGAGGAAAAGGCCGCGTTCAAGACGAGCTTCGAGATCGACCAGCGCTGGCTGCTCGAATTCGCCGCCGACCGCGCGCCCTATATCGACCAGGCGCAGTCGCTGAACCTGTTCATCCCGGCCGATGTCGACAAGTGGGATCTCATGATGCTGCACTTCCAGGCGTGGGAGAAGGGCATCAAGTCGCTCTACTACCTCCGCTCGAAATCGGTGCAGCGCGCAGGCTTCGCCGGCGGGGTCGAGGCCGACAATACGCCCGAGGCGACCAAGTTCGAACTCAACGCCGCCGGCGGCGCGGAGCAGACCGACTACGAGGAATGCCTGAGCTGCCAATAA
- a CDS encoding CHAT domain-containing protein: MAAREALLAIANEPDPFERERALGGITTRLFTLEREGELARAAAFARYAYETLAPLAVGGERAFLPVANAQAKYCSLTGDLACLDVASRKAIELIGGIPAQSPGGEEAAALEWRAVALVLAGDVAAAKPYLVPLSYAVEPDADHEIADQIASIVTVRGDFSGDFAIRLRRAALGLLDEEDRRERPFIVANIATALGADCLGAGRLGEAEAAWRTAYEIALENYPPDAIATTMSARNLATVLVLRGRRDLALPLFRRNWEIAREAQAWEADYGSEVRDWITALIEAGRTSEALETSAMVWEEARAAQAIEDAVLAQYGIARGEALEAAGDFAEAVDVLREAARLADGAQRLGAPEIARLLALSIEGQDRWAEAEAFRREAYSYAAGDLLEGAFSANRVWAGLALARNLSMQGRSAEAERLFTEMLELAKARSDPARIAEGDAALGLARHFIGQDDPARALGFARTALDIRASQLARLAPGAGESAFLAAARGQRRAARLAVQALLASGAEDADALAEMFAAAQRADTSAASIALSTRAASALARAAGAGEAVDDWRAAQGRLDAIDARLLALENAGAESSAGDRSALYEERQAALADFARIEGELREGFPAFFDLARPAPAELDAIRAVLGEGEALVLLVPGDSESQDAGFGGAVIALTRDEAAAARIALAPGELADLTRKLHRGLAEPGSGYTDQPGFLPPEVRYSRADAHRLYQALFADPRIAAVLEPARRWTIVPQGELVSVSFEALVTAPPPGGEDSDADPAALRATRWLGMERALAIAPSVASIALARMETPRGWGRAPAPFLGIGDPAFDGEPDPPVTLPDDLRERGLLAAVRAPGASKGYFRGPVADLEALAGLERLPGTALEIRTLAAVLGAGEDSVLTQLAATEANVTALSEEGRLGGAELVVFATHGLIAGDAGDGLAEPALALTPPPGASQDALEPGNDGLLTASEAAALKIAADWLILSACNTAAGSGSGAQGLSGLARGFLYAGARSLLVSHFPVSDRATPRLTSTAVTLRREEGLGRAEAMREARRRMLADTSDDAGGASLAHPKAWAALTLIAPGA, encoded by the coding sequence ATGGCCGCGCGCGAGGCGCTGCTCGCCATCGCGAACGAACCCGACCCCTTCGAACGCGAGCGCGCGCTCGGCGGCATAACGACCCGGCTCTTCACGCTCGAACGCGAAGGCGAGCTGGCCCGCGCCGCCGCCTTTGCGCGTTACGCCTACGAAACCCTCGCCCCGCTCGCGGTGGGCGGGGAGCGCGCCTTCCTTCCCGTCGCCAATGCGCAGGCGAAATACTGCTCGCTGACGGGCGATCTCGCCTGCCTCGACGTCGCCTCGCGCAAGGCGATCGAGCTTATCGGAGGCATCCCAGCGCAAAGCCCCGGCGGCGAGGAGGCCGCCGCGCTCGAATGGCGCGCGGTCGCGCTGGTGCTCGCCGGCGATGTCGCGGCGGCCAAGCCCTACCTCGTCCCGCTCAGCTATGCCGTGGAGCCGGACGCCGACCACGAAATCGCCGACCAGATCGCCTCGATCGTCACCGTGCGCGGAGACTTTTCGGGCGATTTCGCGATCCGCCTGCGCCGCGCCGCGCTTGGCCTGCTGGACGAGGAAGACCGGCGCGAGCGGCCTTTCATCGTCGCCAATATCGCGACCGCGCTGGGCGCGGATTGCCTCGGCGCGGGGAGGCTGGGCGAGGCCGAGGCGGCGTGGCGCACGGCCTATGAAATCGCGCTCGAAAACTATCCGCCCGATGCCATCGCCACCACGATGAGCGCGCGCAACCTCGCCACCGTGCTGGTCCTGCGCGGGCGACGCGACCTCGCCCTGCCGCTGTTCCGGCGCAACTGGGAAATCGCCCGCGAGGCGCAGGCGTGGGAGGCGGACTACGGCTCCGAAGTGCGGGACTGGATCACCGCGCTGATCGAGGCCGGGCGCACCAGCGAAGCGCTCGAAACGAGCGCCATGGTGTGGGAAGAGGCGCGCGCGGCGCAAGCCATCGAGGACGCGGTGCTGGCGCAATATGGCATCGCGCGCGGGGAGGCGCTGGAGGCGGCGGGCGACTTTGCCGAGGCCGTGGACGTCCTGCGCGAAGCGGCGCGGCTCGCGGACGGGGCGCAGCGGCTCGGCGCGCCCGAAATCGCCCGCCTGCTGGCGCTCTCGATCGAAGGGCAGGACCGCTGGGCCGAGGCCGAAGCCTTCCGGCGCGAGGCCTACTCCTATGCCGCGGGCGACCTGCTCGAAGGCGCGTTCAGCGCGAACCGCGTGTGGGCGGGGCTCGCGCTGGCGCGCAACCTCTCGATGCAGGGGCGCAGCGCCGAGGCCGAGCGCCTGTTCACCGAAATGCTCGAACTGGCCAAGGCGCGCTCCGACCCGGCGCGGATCGCCGAAGGCGACGCCGCGCTCGGGCTGGCGCGCCATTTCATAGGGCAGGACGACCCGGCCAGGGCGCTCGGCTTTGCCCGCACCGCGCTCGACATCCGCGCGAGCCAACTCGCCCGCCTCGCCCCCGGCGCGGGCGAAAGCGCCTTCCTCGCCGCCGCGCGGGGGCAGCGCCGCGCCGCGCGGCTCGCGGTGCAGGCCCTGCTCGCGAGCGGGGCGGAGGACGCGGATGCGCTCGCCGAGATGTTCGCCGCCGCCCAGCGCGCCGATACGAGCGCGGCCTCGATCGCGCTCTCGACCCGCGCGGCGAGCGCGCTGGCCCGCGCGGCGGGAGCGGGGGAAGCGGTCGATGACTGGCGCGCGGCGCAGGGCAGGCTCGACGCGATCGACGCGCGGCTGCTGGCGCTCGAGAACGCAGGCGCGGAATCGAGCGCCGGGGACCGCAGCGCGCTTTACGAGGAGCGACAGGCCGCGCTCGCCGATTTCGCCCGCATCGAAGGCGAATTGCGCGAGGGCTTTCCCGCCTTCTTCGACCTCGCCCGGCCCGCCCCGGCCGAACTCGATGCGATCCGCGCCGTGCTCGGCGAAGGCGAGGCGCTGGTCCTGCTGGTGCCGGGCGATAGCGAGTCGCAGGACGCAGGCTTCGGCGGAGCGGTGATCGCGCTGACCCGCGACGAGGCCGCCGCCGCGCGAATCGCGCTCGCGCCGGGCGAGCTCGCCGACCTGACGCGCAAGCTCCACCGGGGTCTTGCCGAACCGGGCAGCGGCTACACCGACCAGCCCGGCTTCCTTCCGCCCGAAGTGCGCTATTCGCGCGCAGATGCGCACCGACTCTACCAAGCGCTGTTCGCCGACCCGCGCATCGCCGCCGTGCTCGAACCCGCGAGGCGCTGGACCATCGTGCCGCAGGGCGAGCTTGTCTCGGTCTCGTTCGAGGCGCTCGTCACCGCCCCGCCGCCGGGGGGCGAGGACAGCGACGCCGACCCCGCCGCCCTGCGCGCGACGCGCTGGCTCGGCATGGAGCGCGCGCTTGCCATCGCGCCGTCGGTCGCCTCGATCGCGCTCGCGCGGATGGAGACACCGCGCGGCTGGGGGCGCGCGCCGGCCCCGTTCCTCGGCATCGGCGACCCGGCCTTCGATGGCGAGCCCGATCCGCCGGTGACCCTGCCCGACGACCTGCGCGAGCGCGGCCTGCTCGCCGCGGTGCGCGCGCCGGGGGCGAGCAAGGGCTATTTCCGCGGGCCGGTCGCCGATCTCGAAGCGCTCGCGGGCCTTGAGCGCCTGCCGGGGACCGCGCTCGAAATCCGCACGCTCGCCGCCGTGCTGGGGGCGGGCGAGGACAGCGTGCTGACCCAGCTTGCCGCGACCGAGGCCAATGTCACCGCGCTGAGCGAAGAGGGCAGGCTCGGCGGGGCGGAACTGGTGGTGTTCGCGACCCATGGCCTGATCGCGGGCGATGCGGGCGATGGTCTTGCCGAGCCCGCGCTCGCGCTGACCCCGCCGCCGGGCGCGTCGCAGGACGCACTCGAGCCGGGCAATGACGGCCTGCTGACCGCGAGCGAGGCGGCGGCGCTGAAGATCGCGGCGGACTGGCTGATCCTGTCGGCCTGCAACACCGCCGCCGGGTCCGGGAGCGGCGCGCAGGGCCTGTCGGGGCTGGCGCGCGGGTTCCTCTATGCGGGCGCGCGCTCGCTGCTGGTGTCGCATTTCCCGGTGAGCGACCGGGCGACGCCCCGGCTCACCTCGACCGCGGTGACGCTGCGGCGCGAGGAGGGGCTGGGCCGGGCCGAGGCAATGCGCGAGGCGCGCCGCCGGATGCTCGCCGACACGTCCGACGATGCCGGGGGCGCGAGCCTCGCCCACCCCAAGGCGTGGGCTGCGCTGACTCTCATCGCGCCGGGCGCCTGA
- a CDS encoding PilZ domain-containing protein, translating into MHARRSQRVPTSATGSCRSARGMQWDIRLEDLSSGGCRVEDSRGAMALGEYVRLFIAGTGPHMAEVAWRQGSRVGLEFQTPLPDRIFALLAEERWEEASRAFADPRHRGYARRSCL; encoded by the coding sequence ATGCACGCCCGCCGTTCCCAGCGAGTCCCCACCAGCGCCACCGGCTCCTGCCGCTCGGCGCGCGGGATGCAGTGGGACATCCGGCTGGAGGACCTTTCCAGCGGCGGCTGCCGGGTGGAGGATTCGCGCGGCGCGATGGCGCTCGGCGAATATGTCCGCCTCTTCATCGCCGGGACGGGCCCGCACATGGCCGAGGTCGCGTGGCGGCAGGGCAGCCGCGTCGGGCTCGAATTCCAGACCCCCCTGCCCGATCGCATCTTCGCCCTGCTCGCCGAGGAACGCTGGGAGGAGGCGAGCCGCGCTTTCGCCGATCCCCGCCACCGCGGCTATGCGCGCCGCTCCTGCCTGTGA
- a CDS encoding thermonuclease family protein, with protein sequence MLTWWLLWRVPALLGIVMAAWWFGVRPVLQERGWVAVETRFALCGEGSAGAGGCVVDGDTVVVFESVGEPRRIRLMGFDAPELDGACETERALARKAREALHEWLGEGPFEWNGGAAPPRDRYGRELRRARRASGEGEEPEMLAEAMIARGLAARGGRDAPKADWCE encoded by the coding sequence ATGCTGACGTGGTGGCTGCTGTGGCGCGTACCCGCCCTGCTCGGGATCGTCATGGCGGCATGGTGGTTCGGCGTTCGGCCGGTGCTCCAGGAACGCGGCTGGGTCGCGGTGGAAACGCGCTTCGCCCTGTGCGGCGAGGGCAGCGCGGGAGCGGGCGGCTGCGTCGTCGACGGGGACACGGTGGTGGTGTTCGAAAGCGTGGGCGAGCCGCGCCGCATCCGCCTCATGGGCTTCGACGCGCCCGAGCTCGACGGGGCTTGCGAGACGGAAAGGGCGCTCGCCCGCAAGGCGCGCGAGGCGCTGCATGAATGGCTGGGCGAGGGTCCGTTCGAATGGAACGGCGGCGCTGCGCCCCCGCGCGACCGCTATGGCCGAGAGCTGCGCCGGGCGCGGCGGGCGAGCGGAGAGGGCGAGGAGCCGGAAATGCTGGCCGAGGCGATGATCGCGCGGGGCCTTGCCGCGCGCGGCGGGCGCGACGCGCCGAAAGCCGACTGGTGCGAATGA
- a CDS encoding ribonucleotide-diphosphate reductase subunit beta — protein sequence MSLLEARKTYKPFEYPWAYDFWKRQQQIHWMPEEVPLGEDCRDWAQKITEHERNLLTQIFRFFTQADVEVQDCYHDNYGRVFKPTEVKMMLTAFSNMETVHIAAYSHLLDTIGMPESEYAAFLEYEEMKDKHDYLHQFGVDTDEDIARTLAMFGGFTEGLQLFASFAMLMNFPRHNKMKGMGQIVSWSVRDESLHCEGIIKLFHAFCEERGCLTKAVKEDIIDICQKTVRLEDAFIDLAFEMGPVDGMSPKEIKKYIRYIADWRLNQLGLPPIYMVEDHPLPWLAPLLNGVEHANFFETRATEYSKGATRGNWNDVWSSFDKRQKAKAVNEDGAGEEEAGLFGVEAAE from the coding sequence ATGTCGTTGCTCGAAGCCCGCAAGACCTACAAGCCGTTCGAATATCCGTGGGCCTACGACTTCTGGAAACGCCAGCAGCAGATCCACTGGATGCCCGAGGAAGTGCCTCTGGGCGAGGATTGCCGCGACTGGGCGCAGAAGATCACCGAGCACGAGCGCAACCTGCTGACGCAAATCTTCCGCTTCTTCACCCAGGCCGACGTCGAGGTGCAGGACTGCTACCACGACAATTACGGCCGCGTGTTCAAGCCGACCGAGGTCAAGATGATGCTCACCGCCTTCTCCAACATGGAGACGGTGCACATCGCCGCCTATTCGCACCTGCTCGACACGATCGGGATGCCCGAAAGCGAATACGCCGCCTTCCTCGAATACGAGGAGATGAAGGACAAGCACGACTACCTTCACCAGTTCGGCGTCGACACGGACGAGGACATCGCCCGCACGCTCGCCATGTTCGGCGGCTTCACCGAGGGGCTGCAGCTGTTCGCGTCCTTCGCCATGCTGATGAACTTCCCGCGCCACAACAAGATGAAGGGCATGGGCCAGATCGTCAGCTGGTCGGTGCGCGACGAATCGCTCCACTGCGAGGGCATCATCAAGCTCTTCCACGCCTTCTGCGAGGAGCGCGGCTGCCTCACCAAGGCGGTGAAGGAGGACATCATCGACATCTGCCAGAAGACCGTGCGGCTGGAGGATGCCTTCATCGACCTCGCCTTCGAGATGGGCCCGGTCGACGGGATGAGCCCGAAGGAGATCAAGAAGTATATCCGCTACATCGCGGACTGGCGCCTGAACCAGCTCGGCCTGCCGCCGATCTACATGGTCGAGGACCACCCCCTGCCGTGGCTCGCGCCGCTCTTGAACGGGGTCGAGCACGCCAACTTCTTCGAAACCCGCGCGACCGAATATTCCAAGGGCGCGACGCGCGGCAACTGGAACGACGTGTGGTCGAGCTTCGACAAGCGCCAGAAGGCGAAGGCGGTCAACGAGGACGGCGCGGGCGAGGAAGAAGCCGGGCTGTTCGGGGTTGAGGCTGCGGAGTAG
- a CDS encoding DUF465 domain-containing protein produces MSAHTPHELVDEFPHDVETLHRLKLADAHFNSLAARYHAVNRAIHRIESEIEPASDDYAEELKRRRLALLDEIALMVERAEGKMAHA; encoded by the coding sequence ATGTCCGCCCACACGCCGCACGAACTCGTCGACGAATTTCCGCACGATGTGGAAACGCTCCACCGGCTGAAACTGGCCGATGCGCATTTCAACAGCCTCGCTGCGCGCTATCACGCGGTGAACCGGGCGATCCACCGGATCGAGAGCGAGATCGAACCGGCCAGCGACGATTACGCCGAGGAGCTGAAGCGCCGCCGGCTCGCGCTGCTCGACGAGATCGCGCTGATGGTCGAGCGGGCCGAGGGGAAGATGGCCCATGCCTAG
- a CDS encoding thermonuclease family protein: protein MGSSGRTSRRVRWFGALTLALGGAAFAAVFLAPGPGGTGAAGAQVAASLPEAARGGAERAVFPICSGSNRVTCVVDGDTIWYRGTKIRIADIDTPETFRPSCERERMIGERATRRLQELLNEGAFTLALPPSGRETDRYGRALRVVLRGGESLGQRLVREGLAMRWGGPRREWC, encoded by the coding sequence ATGGGATCTTCGGGCAGGACTTCGCGGCGCGTGCGCTGGTTCGGGGCTTTGACCCTGGCGCTTGGCGGCGCGGCCTTCGCGGCGGTGTTCCTCGCGCCGGGTCCGGGCGGCACGGGTGCGGCCGGGGCGCAGGTCGCCGCCAGCCTGCCCGAGGCGGCGCGCGGCGGGGCCGAGCGCGCGGTCTTCCCCATCTGCTCCGGCTCGAACCGCGTCACCTGCGTCGTCGACGGCGACACGATCTGGTATCGCGGCACCAAGATCCGCATCGCCGACATCGACACGCCCGAGACCTTCCGCCCCTCGTGCGAGCGTGAGCGCATGATCGGCGAGCGCGCGACGCGGCGGCTGCAGGAACTCCTCAACGAAGGCGCCTTCACCCTCGCCCTGCCGCCGAGCGGGCGCGAGACCGACCGCTACGGCCGTGCCCTGCGCGTGGTCCTGCGCGGCGGCGAGAGCCTCGGCCAGCGGCTGGTGCGCGAGGGCCTCGCCATGCGCTGGGGCGGCCCCCGGCGGGAGTGGTGCTGA